The genomic DNA ATTCCTAGTTTAAGAATATATCAAATTTAGCATGTAGGAAAGATAACTTAGGAAATAGTTATGATTAAATCCAAATACCTTTAATAATCTGACAATCATGATTTATTGACGGCGTAAAAAGTCTATATGAATTCATCATATACATGacattgtaaaatattttacaatatataacagcaatcaaaatgaaataactTTATTCTGGCTATAGAAGAGGCCAGATGGACTACCATCGGGAAGTAGTGCTAACCTAACCGGATGAGCAGCACCTTCTTCTACTGTGAAGAGACCGGTATTAGCAGTTATATCGGTTTTGACATAACCAGGGCAAACACAATTGATGCAGAAGTTAGGATACTTCTTTGCAGTAATTCTTGTGTAGGTACTCATAGAAGCTTTAGCAACAATATAGGCAGCTAAATGCCTAGGCCAACCTTTCCTTTCTAAGGACCCTTGTTCAAAATCTTTGATTAACTCCTTTATTACTTCATCTATTCTCTGTTCTGTAAGGTTTTCAACATCACTGAACACTCCTTTAGCCCATTCATTTGATACATACTGATTTTACATCAATAAAATCGATATAAGTGCTAATGCAAATTTAGTTAAAGGAGATtgagtaaaaattaaaaaaaaatatatatacctaTCAAAACTTCTAAAACCAGATCAGATTCAAGTCTTGAAAAAATTTAACTTCACAATCTATTTATAATTTGAGTAATTTTGTGCTAAGCAAAGTCTAGTATGTACGTTTACTAGAACAAGTTTAGTTTGtgctgaaaataaaaaataggtatGAAAGTTATCTCTAATTTTAtcactaaattttattttgcatCTTTAACTTTAATCGATATTCGTCAAAAAGTGTAATGGTTCTTAATCATATGATTACAAGCTTATTAATTCTTAATAATTTATTGATCTACTTATTTGCTTACCTCCATCGTGCCTGCTCTCGATGATACATTGACTACTCTTGGTGAATCAGATAAttgaaggagaggaagaaggtATTCAAATGTTCTTTTAGCCccataataatttatttgaatgcATTCTTTAGCTGACTCAAGTGTTTGTGTTATTACCCTTCTCGATTCTTCATCAGATAGTGCCGCCTGCAAAAGTAAGAACAACTCAATATGCAAAACCATTACCGACTTCAAACCAGTTTCAACAGTTAACATAACATGGAGAAACTTCCACCACAGTTTCAAATTTCACAAGACAACTTATAGGCTAGTACTTACATATATCATGACAATTTTATGCAGTGAGGTGGTTTGGTTAATAAAAATGTGGTTTGGAGTAAAAATCTTGATAAGTTTAGTGGGATATTGAAATTTGGTGTTTTGATTGGTAAAAATTCGTAATATAAGACCCAGTACATGCATCATGGATGTTCAAAATGATCAAGATAATGGACGAGATAAATAAAAAGGGTTGAAACAGTTACTAACCCCCTTTGTCATGATTAGTTTAGTGTATAAATCGCCGTCGTTGATTTCAATTCCACCAATCCCAGCATTGTTAACCTATGCAATACAAtctttgtttatgaaaaatatatacaaataaaCAACATTTATCAACTCTAATAAGAAACCTGTAATGACAACTAGGACTGATAATGCTAAACAAAGTAAATCTACGAAATGCAACATGGCATTTTATATGACTAGGGAAGACAATGAGGGTTGGGATGATGAGTACTCTCCACTCCCAATCCTCAAACCCATTTTATCATGTTTTCATTTTCCATGCGGGCAGAGGCAGAATTTCCTCCCCACGGAAAACCTTCCCGATCATGATTGGTTTGGAAAAATAATACTCATCGCTGCCACCAACAACACCGACTTTAAATATCGGGAAAAACTCGAACCTGAACCCATACCAGATGAAAGTAGCTTTTTTCATCAACGTTAGGGTGAGTTGGGGAGGGTAGCTGGATGTGGGGGTCCCATTACCACGCCTAAGGGAATGACTTGGCAAAGTGAATTACGCCTACAAAACCTCATAAAAAGGGGGGAGGGCTAAAGAAGATTGAACTCCCTGACTTGCAATGGAACCTAAAGAAGATTGGAGAAAAACTATAGAACAATAATTTAAATCATACAAATGGCAGTAAAGATTGAATCCATTTTTAATCCTcgcattttataaaaataagataCTTCTAGTTCACCTATGACATTACGAGGTTTTGTAAAATGTGaagtttaaaaatgaataaatcttTTATAAgggataaaatttaaaaataaattagagaCTAAACAGATATGTAACACTGAATTAAATGACAAGGTTACCAGAATATCAAGTTTGCCAAATCGAGATTTGACAAATTCCGCAAGAGAAGCTACACTTGCAGCATCAGCAACATCTAGTTGATGAAATACAACAAAATCAGATAAACCAGAGGCTTTGAGTGTTTCCAAAGCATGAAGACCTCTTTTCTCATCTCTTGCAGTAAGCACCACTTTGATTCCAGCTGAAGCTAACTGCTTAACTATCTCAAATCCAATCCCTTTGTTTGCTCCAGTCACCACTGCATACCTGAGGAAGAGAGATACAAGGATTAGAAAAATCTATATGATTCAAAACATGGTTGGATATGTTAAAGAATGTATACCAAAGAGGAAAGAAAGTTTATTGCTACCTTTCTGTATATTCTTCCATCTTTAGTTGGAACTGAGCAACAAGAGATATTTTCTTCTCTTAGGAGGAATTACTCAACCACACAAATTCTTCTGTGAGTAATGTATGATATCATGTATCCCTTGTGCTGTTTTTTATTatgtcttttaaaaaacaacagaacaatattttttaaaaataaaatatagactGGTCGATGATGTCTCTTTAATTTTTTCGATACAAAGTCAATGATGTCTTTA from Medicago truncatula cultivar Jemalong A17 chromosome 8, MtrunA17r5.0-ANR, whole genome shotgun sequence includes the following:
- the LOC11446922 gene encoding (+)-neomenthol dehydrogenase, translating into MEEYTERYAVVTGANKGIGFEIVKQLASAGIKVVLTARDEKRGLHALETLKASGLSDFVVFHQLDVADAASVASLAEFVKSRFGKLDILVNNAGIGGIEINDGDLYTKLIMTKGAALSDEESRRVITQTLESAKECIQINYYGAKRTFEYLLPLLQLSDSPRVVNVSSRAGTMEYVSNEWAKGVFSDVENLTEQRIDEVIKELIKDFEQGSLERKGWPRHLAAYIVAKASMSTYTRITAKKYPNFCINCVCPGYVKTDITANTGLFTVEEGAAHPVRLALLPDGSPSGLFYSQNKVISF